In Alligator mississippiensis isolate rAllMis1 chromosome 10, rAllMis1, whole genome shotgun sequence, one DNA window encodes the following:
- the TCTN1 gene encoding tectonic-1 isoform X2 gives MAAALRLGALLLLLPLPLLAGGAEPVPSAAPLTDVAKLCVCNLLVAQCDINCCCDPDCGAADFSLFTTCSVPVVTGDSQLCSQEAAVYSIDVTAHPPERIFKLIDQFNPNIFCIQTVNYKQALSFIPPETPTAQNFDHLLEQFGGAAFSAESDILNTELDAQSPFFYSNETARYEYGVPIQTADAFLRLPSPTVSSQCSDANPAGFLVNQATKCSRMINTENCGVIQELSMLFYTSSHILVVPNSSQMVNITVQSITFQSLNGTRTLLNSTDAILFPMFLGVNMCTNIVLGASYLLTYTDAGEITEAAVSFVLGTINSTVLSVQQSFEISFTQLNTKPIPLSGNPGYSVGYPVRAGFRPPGSGIIQSTNEYGQLTILRSTSNQDCLAIEGARTPVLFGYNMISGCKLRITAYAECQLLAQTVLNILKGQSFPEYVASFGNSQPQDVLDWVPITYIHSSEQGPCQLPISFEIEVKWTKYGSLVNPQAKIISVTASITSSTLALTNLGSKNTLQIASSVTFIDVSAPAEPGYKAQPTIEAKLPFDFFFPFV, from the exons ATGGCGGCGGCGCTGCGGCTGGgcgctctgctgctcctgctcccgctcccgctcctgGCCGGGGGGGCCGAGCCGGTCCCCAGCGCCGCCCCGCTCACGGACG TTGCGAAGCTGTGCGTCTGTAACCTGTTGGTGGCACAGTGTGACATCAATTGCTGCTGCGACCCAGATTGCGGCGCCGCAGACTTCAGCCTCTTCACTACGTGTTCAGTTCCTGTTGTCAC aGGTGACAGCCAGCTTTGTAGTCAGGAAGCAGCTGTATATTCAATTGATGTTACAGCACACCCACCTGAAAGGATATTTAAATTAATTGACCAATTCAATCCAAACATTTTCTGCATTCAAACTGTAAACT ATAAACAAGCACTGTCTTTTATTCCTCCTGAAACGCCAACAGCTCAAAATTTTGATCACTTGCTTGAACAGTTTGGAGGTGCTGCTTTCAGTGCTGAATCTGATATTTTGAATACTGAATTGGATGCACAGAGTCCCTTCTTCTATTCAAATGAAACAGCTAGATATGAG TATGGTGTTCCTATACAGACAGCCGATGCATTTCTGAGACTGCCCAGTCCCACTGTCTCCTCTCAGTGCTCTGATGCTAATCCTGCAG GTTTTCTAGTAAACCAGGCTACAAAGTGCAGTAGAATGATAAATACGGAAAACTGTGGTGTTATTCAAGAACTCAGCATGCTGTTCTACACCAGCTCCCACATTTTAGTG GTACCCAACTCAAGCCAGATG GTGAATATCACTGTCCAGTCCATAACTTTCCAGTCTCTGAATGGAACTCGGACTCTACTTAACAGCACCGATGCCATTTTGTTCCCCATGTTTTTGGGTGTTAACATGTGCACAAACATAGTTCTTGGG gCAAGTTATCTTCTTACATACACAGATGCAGGAGAAATAACAGAAGCAGCTGTTTCGTTTGTCCTGGGGACAATTAACAGTACAGTGCTTTCAGTACAGCAGAGCTTTGAAATTAGTTTTACTCAG CTAAACACAAAGCCAATCCCTCTTAGTGGAAACCCTGGTTACAGCGTTGGATACCCTGTAAGAGCAGGATTTAGACCTCCCGG ATCTGGCATTATTCAGAGCACTAATGAATATGGTCAGCTTACCATCCTGCGAAGCACATCTAACCAGGACTGCTTAGCGATAGAAGGAGCCAGAACTCCTGTATTATTTGGTTATAATATGATATCTGGTTGCAAACTACG AATTACTGCATATGCAGAATGCCAGCTCCTGGCTCAAACAGTCCTGAACATACTGAAAGGACAAAGTTTTCCAGAATATGTAGCCTCATTTGGCAATTCTCAGCCCCAAGATGTATTGGACTGGGTGCCAATCACTTACATCCATTCTTCAGAACAG GGCCCGTGCCAGCTCCCCATATCATTTGAAATAGAAGTGAAGTGGACTAAATATGGATCCTTGGTCAACCCACAAGCTAAAATAATTAGCGTTACAGCAAGCATCACTTCCTCCACACTAGCCCTG ACTAATTTAGGAAGCAAAAACACTCTCCAGATAGCAAGTTCTGTTACTTTCATTGATGTTTCTgcacctgcagagccaggctatAAAGCTCAGCCAACGATTGAGGCCAAGCTGCcctttgactttttctttccctttgtttAA
- the TCTN1 gene encoding tectonic-1 isoform X1, whose protein sequence is MRSGAVAGESRAGGQDPPRVFGGIGRAPGSGPCRDEALGGGPSVPSTNLQVPGSGPACALKYFGLEFGAELPALKDQALVYNLAKLCVCNLLVAQCDINCCCDPDCGAADFSLFTTCSVPVVTGDSQLCSQEAAVYSIDVTAHPPERIFKLIDQFNPNIFCIQTVNYKQALSFIPPETPTAQNFDHLLEQFGGAAFSAESDILNTELDAQSPFFYSNETARYEYGVPIQTADAFLRLPSPTVSSQCSDANPAGFLVNQATKCSRMINTENCGVIQELSMLFYTSSHILVVPNSSQMVNITVQSITFQSLNGTRTLLNSTDAILFPMFLGVNMCTNIVLGASYLLTYTDAGEITEAAVSFVLGTINSTVLSVQQSFEISFTQLNTKPIPLSGNPGYSVGYPVRAGFRPPGSGIIQSTNEYGQLTILRSTSNQDCLAIEGARTPVLFGYNMISGCKLRITAYAECQLLAQTVLNILKGQSFPEYVASFGNSQPQDVLDWVPITYIHSSEQGPCQLPISFEIEVKWTKYGSLVNPQAKIISVTASITSSTLALTNLGSKNTLQIASSVTFIDVSAPAEPGYKAQPTIEAKLPFDFFFPFV, encoded by the exons ATGAGGAGCGGGGCCGTGGCGGGAGAGTCCCGGGCGGGGGGACAGGACCCTCCGCGGGTCTTTGGAGGCATTGGCCGCGCGCCAGGATCGGGCCCGTGCCGGGATgaggccctggggggggggcccAGCGTCCCCTCCACCAATCTGcaggtgccaggatcaggccccgcGTGCGCCCTCAAGTATTTTGGTCTTGAGTTTGGGGCTGAGTTACCCGCGTTAAAAGACCAGGCTCTTGTTTATAACC TTGCGAAGCTGTGCGTCTGTAACCTGTTGGTGGCACAGTGTGACATCAATTGCTGCTGCGACCCAGATTGCGGCGCCGCAGACTTCAGCCTCTTCACTACGTGTTCAGTTCCTGTTGTCAC aGGTGACAGCCAGCTTTGTAGTCAGGAAGCAGCTGTATATTCAATTGATGTTACAGCACACCCACCTGAAAGGATATTTAAATTAATTGACCAATTCAATCCAAACATTTTCTGCATTCAAACTGTAAACT ATAAACAAGCACTGTCTTTTATTCCTCCTGAAACGCCAACAGCTCAAAATTTTGATCACTTGCTTGAACAGTTTGGAGGTGCTGCTTTCAGTGCTGAATCTGATATTTTGAATACTGAATTGGATGCACAGAGTCCCTTCTTCTATTCAAATGAAACAGCTAGATATGAG TATGGTGTTCCTATACAGACAGCCGATGCATTTCTGAGACTGCCCAGTCCCACTGTCTCCTCTCAGTGCTCTGATGCTAATCCTGCAG GTTTTCTAGTAAACCAGGCTACAAAGTGCAGTAGAATGATAAATACGGAAAACTGTGGTGTTATTCAAGAACTCAGCATGCTGTTCTACACCAGCTCCCACATTTTAGTG GTACCCAACTCAAGCCAGATG GTGAATATCACTGTCCAGTCCATAACTTTCCAGTCTCTGAATGGAACTCGGACTCTACTTAACAGCACCGATGCCATTTTGTTCCCCATGTTTTTGGGTGTTAACATGTGCACAAACATAGTTCTTGGG gCAAGTTATCTTCTTACATACACAGATGCAGGAGAAATAACAGAAGCAGCTGTTTCGTTTGTCCTGGGGACAATTAACAGTACAGTGCTTTCAGTACAGCAGAGCTTTGAAATTAGTTTTACTCAG CTAAACACAAAGCCAATCCCTCTTAGTGGAAACCCTGGTTACAGCGTTGGATACCCTGTAAGAGCAGGATTTAGACCTCCCGG ATCTGGCATTATTCAGAGCACTAATGAATATGGTCAGCTTACCATCCTGCGAAGCACATCTAACCAGGACTGCTTAGCGATAGAAGGAGCCAGAACTCCTGTATTATTTGGTTATAATATGATATCTGGTTGCAAACTACG AATTACTGCATATGCAGAATGCCAGCTCCTGGCTCAAACAGTCCTGAACATACTGAAAGGACAAAGTTTTCCAGAATATGTAGCCTCATTTGGCAATTCTCAGCCCCAAGATGTATTGGACTGGGTGCCAATCACTTACATCCATTCTTCAGAACAG GGCCCGTGCCAGCTCCCCATATCATTTGAAATAGAAGTGAAGTGGACTAAATATGGATCCTTGGTCAACCCACAAGCTAAAATAATTAGCGTTACAGCAAGCATCACTTCCTCCACACTAGCCCTG ACTAATTTAGGAAGCAAAAACACTCTCCAGATAGCAAGTTCTGTTACTTTCATTGATGTTTCTgcacctgcagagccaggctatAAAGCTCAGCCAACGATTGAGGCCAAGCTGCcctttgactttttctttccctttgtttAA
- the TCTN1 gene encoding tectonic-1 isoform X3 — MRSGAVAGESRAGGQDPPRVFGGIGRAPGSGPCRDEALGGGPSVPSTNLQVPGSGPACALKYFGLEFGAELPALKDQALVYNLAKLCVCNLLVAQCDINCCCDPDCGAADFSLFTTCSVPVVTGDSQLCSQEAAVYSIDVTAHPPERIFKLIDQFNPNIFCIQTVNYKQALSFIPPETPTAQNFDHLLEQFGGAAFSAESDILNTELDAQSPFFYSNETARYEYGVPIQTADAFLRLPSPTVSSQCSDANPAGFLVNQATKCSRMINTENCGVIQELSMLFYTSSHILVVPNSSQMASYLLTYTDAGEITEAAVSFVLGTINSTVLSVQQSFEISFTQLNTKPIPLSGNPGYSVGYPVRAGFRPPGSGIIQSTNEYGQLTILRSTSNQDCLAIEGARTPVLFGYNMISGCKLRITAYAECQLLAQTVLNILKGQSFPEYVASFGNSQPQDVLDWVPITYIHSSEQGPCQLPISFEIEVKWTKYGSLVNPQAKIISVTASITSSTLALTNLGSKNTLQIASSVTFIDVSAPAEPGYKAQPTIEAKLPFDFFFPFV, encoded by the exons ATGAGGAGCGGGGCCGTGGCGGGAGAGTCCCGGGCGGGGGGACAGGACCCTCCGCGGGTCTTTGGAGGCATTGGCCGCGCGCCAGGATCGGGCCCGTGCCGGGATgaggccctggggggggggcccAGCGTCCCCTCCACCAATCTGcaggtgccaggatcaggccccgcGTGCGCCCTCAAGTATTTTGGTCTTGAGTTTGGGGCTGAGTTACCCGCGTTAAAAGACCAGGCTCTTGTTTATAACC TTGCGAAGCTGTGCGTCTGTAACCTGTTGGTGGCACAGTGTGACATCAATTGCTGCTGCGACCCAGATTGCGGCGCCGCAGACTTCAGCCTCTTCACTACGTGTTCAGTTCCTGTTGTCAC aGGTGACAGCCAGCTTTGTAGTCAGGAAGCAGCTGTATATTCAATTGATGTTACAGCACACCCACCTGAAAGGATATTTAAATTAATTGACCAATTCAATCCAAACATTTTCTGCATTCAAACTGTAAACT ATAAACAAGCACTGTCTTTTATTCCTCCTGAAACGCCAACAGCTCAAAATTTTGATCACTTGCTTGAACAGTTTGGAGGTGCTGCTTTCAGTGCTGAATCTGATATTTTGAATACTGAATTGGATGCACAGAGTCCCTTCTTCTATTCAAATGAAACAGCTAGATATGAG TATGGTGTTCCTATACAGACAGCCGATGCATTTCTGAGACTGCCCAGTCCCACTGTCTCCTCTCAGTGCTCTGATGCTAATCCTGCAG GTTTTCTAGTAAACCAGGCTACAAAGTGCAGTAGAATGATAAATACGGAAAACTGTGGTGTTATTCAAGAACTCAGCATGCTGTTCTACACCAGCTCCCACATTTTAGTG GTACCCAACTCAAGCCAGATG gCAAGTTATCTTCTTACATACACAGATGCAGGAGAAATAACAGAAGCAGCTGTTTCGTTTGTCCTGGGGACAATTAACAGTACAGTGCTTTCAGTACAGCAGAGCTTTGAAATTAGTTTTACTCAG CTAAACACAAAGCCAATCCCTCTTAGTGGAAACCCTGGTTACAGCGTTGGATACCCTGTAAGAGCAGGATTTAGACCTCCCGG ATCTGGCATTATTCAGAGCACTAATGAATATGGTCAGCTTACCATCCTGCGAAGCACATCTAACCAGGACTGCTTAGCGATAGAAGGAGCCAGAACTCCTGTATTATTTGGTTATAATATGATATCTGGTTGCAAACTACG AATTACTGCATATGCAGAATGCCAGCTCCTGGCTCAAACAGTCCTGAACATACTGAAAGGACAAAGTTTTCCAGAATATGTAGCCTCATTTGGCAATTCTCAGCCCCAAGATGTATTGGACTGGGTGCCAATCACTTACATCCATTCTTCAGAACAG GGCCCGTGCCAGCTCCCCATATCATTTGAAATAGAAGTGAAGTGGACTAAATATGGATCCTTGGTCAACCCACAAGCTAAAATAATTAGCGTTACAGCAAGCATCACTTCCTCCACACTAGCCCTG ACTAATTTAGGAAGCAAAAACACTCTCCAGATAGCAAGTTCTGTTACTTTCATTGATGTTTCTgcacctgcagagccaggctatAAAGCTCAGCCAACGATTGAGGCCAAGCTGCcctttgactttttctttccctttgtttAA
- the TCTN1 gene encoding tectonic-1 isoform X4: MRSGAVAGESRAGGQDPPRVFGGIGRAPGSGPCRDEALGGGPSVPSTNLQVPGSGPACALKYFGLEFGAELPALKDQALVYNLAKLCVCNLLVAQCDINCCCDPDCGAADFSLFTTCSVPVVTGDSQLCSQEAAVYSIDVTAHPPERIFKLIDQFNPNIFCIQTVNYKQALSFIPPETPTAQNFDHLLEQFGGAAFSAESDILNTELDAQSPFFYSNETARYEYGVPIQTADAFLRLPSPTVSSQCSDANPAGFLVNQATKCSRMINTENCGVIQELSMLFYTSSHILVVPNSSQMVNITVQSITFQSLNGTRTLLNSTDAILFPMFLGVNMCTNIVLGASYLLTYTDAGEITEAAVSFVLGTINSTVLSVQQSFEISFTQNYCICRMPAPGSNSPEHTERTKFSRICSLIWQFSAPRCIGLGANHLHPFFRTGPVPAPHII, encoded by the exons ATGAGGAGCGGGGCCGTGGCGGGAGAGTCCCGGGCGGGGGGACAGGACCCTCCGCGGGTCTTTGGAGGCATTGGCCGCGCGCCAGGATCGGGCCCGTGCCGGGATgaggccctggggggggggcccAGCGTCCCCTCCACCAATCTGcaggtgccaggatcaggccccgcGTGCGCCCTCAAGTATTTTGGTCTTGAGTTTGGGGCTGAGTTACCCGCGTTAAAAGACCAGGCTCTTGTTTATAACC TTGCGAAGCTGTGCGTCTGTAACCTGTTGGTGGCACAGTGTGACATCAATTGCTGCTGCGACCCAGATTGCGGCGCCGCAGACTTCAGCCTCTTCACTACGTGTTCAGTTCCTGTTGTCAC aGGTGACAGCCAGCTTTGTAGTCAGGAAGCAGCTGTATATTCAATTGATGTTACAGCACACCCACCTGAAAGGATATTTAAATTAATTGACCAATTCAATCCAAACATTTTCTGCATTCAAACTGTAAACT ATAAACAAGCACTGTCTTTTATTCCTCCTGAAACGCCAACAGCTCAAAATTTTGATCACTTGCTTGAACAGTTTGGAGGTGCTGCTTTCAGTGCTGAATCTGATATTTTGAATACTGAATTGGATGCACAGAGTCCCTTCTTCTATTCAAATGAAACAGCTAGATATGAG TATGGTGTTCCTATACAGACAGCCGATGCATTTCTGAGACTGCCCAGTCCCACTGTCTCCTCTCAGTGCTCTGATGCTAATCCTGCAG GTTTTCTAGTAAACCAGGCTACAAAGTGCAGTAGAATGATAAATACGGAAAACTGTGGTGTTATTCAAGAACTCAGCATGCTGTTCTACACCAGCTCCCACATTTTAGTG GTACCCAACTCAAGCCAGATG GTGAATATCACTGTCCAGTCCATAACTTTCCAGTCTCTGAATGGAACTCGGACTCTACTTAACAGCACCGATGCCATTTTGTTCCCCATGTTTTTGGGTGTTAACATGTGCACAAACATAGTTCTTGGG gCAAGTTATCTTCTTACATACACAGATGCAGGAGAAATAACAGAAGCAGCTGTTTCGTTTGTCCTGGGGACAATTAACAGTACAGTGCTTTCAGTACAGCAGAGCTTTGAAATTAGTTTTACTCAG AATTACTGCATATGCAGAATGCCAGCTCCTGGCTCAAACAGTCCTGAACATACTGAAAGGACAAAGTTTTCCAGAATATGTAGCCTCATTTGGCAATTCTCAGCCCCAAGATGTATTGGACTGGGTGCCAATCACTTACATCCATTCTTCAGAACAG GGCCCGTGCCAGCTCCCCATATCATTTGA
- the HVCN1 gene encoding voltage-gated hydrogen channel 1 → MSRYLKHFTIVGDDPAQWSNDYRKWEEEEMVEEAGDKQADLAIPVDPSVRQRSFQDVMKKLFSSHRFQILVVCLVILDALLVLVELLLDLKIIHPDKNHIAPKVFHYLSLAILTLFMVEIGFKLFIYRLEFFHHKFEVLDGIVVIISFVLDIVLLFLEREFEAIGLLILLRLWRVARIINGIILSVKTRSEQQVAKVKQENLQLTTKVEQLEYSCAEKEQEIERLNRLLKQHGLISQLQ, encoded by the exons ATGTCCAGGTATCTGAAGCACTTCACCATTGTTGGAGATGACCCTGCACAGTGGAGCAATGACTACAGGAaatgggaggaagaggagatggtCGAGGAAGCGGGGGACAAGCAAGCAGATTTGGCGATTCCAGTGGATCCCTCAGTCAGACAGCGTTCCTTCCAGGATGTGATGAAGAAGCTATTCAGCTCCCACAGATTTCAG ATACTGGTGGTTTGCCTGGTCATTCTCGATGCTCTGCTGGTGCTTGTCGAATTGCTTCTGGACTTGAAAATCATCCACCCAGACAAAAATCACATAGCACCCAAG GTGTTTCACTACCTTAGTCTTGCTATTTTAACCCTCTTCATGGTGGAAATTGGGTTTAAGTTATTCATCTATCGCCTGGAGTTCTTTCACCACAAGTTTGAGGTCCTGGATGGAATAGTTGTCATTATTTCCTTTGTCCTCGACATTGTCCTTCTGTTTCTGGAGCGGGAATTTGAAGCGATTGGACTATTGATACTTCTCAGACTGTGGCGAGTGGCGAGAATTATAAATG GAATAATCTTATCGGTAAAGACCCGCTCTGAACAACAAGTGGCCAAGGTGAAGCAAGAAAACCTGCAACTTACTACAAAGGTTGAACAACTTGAATACAGTTGTGCTGAGAAG GAGCAAGAAATTGAAAGGCTTAACAGACTCTTAAAGCAGCATGGACTTATCAGCCAACTGCAGTAG